The Streptomyces sp. P9-A4 genome contains a region encoding:
- a CDS encoding HAD family hydrolase has protein sequence MSPFPYRLVATDLDGTLLRADESVSDRTRDALAAVTAAGAAHIVVTGRAVPWTRHILDDLGYEGIAVCGQGAQVYHAGEHRLLTSLTLDRQLAGLALSKIEAEVGPLALAASRDGLEGEVLIGPGYRAQEGPLPYVPYEDPAEVWSAPLTKLYIQHPTLTDDELTRAARETVGGLVDIVLAGPGIVEILPLGLSKATGLSLAARRLGVKGAETIAFGDMPNDIPMFGWAAHGVAMGNAHAELRAVSDEVTASNEEDGIAVVLERLLSV, from the coding sequence GTGAGTCCCTTCCCCTACCGCCTGGTCGCGACGGATCTCGACGGCACGCTGCTGCGCGCCGACGAGTCCGTCTCGGACCGTACGCGGGACGCGCTCGCCGCCGTCACGGCGGCGGGCGCCGCGCACATCGTCGTCACCGGCCGGGCGGTGCCCTGGACCCGGCACATCCTGGACGACCTCGGCTACGAGGGCATCGCGGTGTGCGGGCAGGGCGCGCAGGTCTACCACGCGGGCGAGCACCGGCTGCTCACCTCGCTGACCCTGGACCGGCAGCTGGCCGGGCTCGCCCTCTCCAAGATCGAGGCGGAGGTGGGCCCGCTGGCGCTGGCCGCGAGCCGTGACGGTCTGGAGGGCGAGGTCCTGATCGGGCCCGGCTACCGGGCCCAGGAAGGGCCGCTGCCGTACGTGCCGTACGAGGACCCGGCGGAGGTGTGGTCGGCGCCGCTGACCAAGCTCTACATCCAGCACCCGACGCTGACGGACGACGAGCTGACCCGGGCCGCCCGGGAGACCGTCGGCGGTCTCGTGGACATCGTCCTGGCCGGTCCCGGGATCGTGGAGATCCTTCCCCTCGGCCTGAGCAAGGCGACGGGTCTGTCGCTCGCGGCGCGCCGGCTGGGCGTGAAGGGCGCGGAGACGATCGCGTTCGGCGACATGCCGAACGACATCCCCATGTTCGGCTGGGCGGCCCACGGCGTGGCCATGGGCAACGCGCACGCCGAGCTGCGAGCGGTGTCGGACGAGGTGACCGCCTCGAACGAGGAGGACGGCATCGCCGTCGTCCTGGAGCGCCTGCTGTCGGTCTGA
- the serS gene encoding serine--tRNA ligase, with protein MIDLRLLREDPDRVRASQRARGEDVALVDALLSADERRRSSGVRFDELRSEQKALGKLIPRATPEERAELLQKAEQLKTDVKAAEAEQNEADETAKQLLLQLGNIVHTDVPVGGEEDFVVLETHGTIRDFAAEGFEPKDHLELGEALGAIDVERGAKVSGSRFYYLTGVGALLELALVNAAIAQATEAGFIPMLTPALVRPRAMEGTGFLGQAAENVYHLEKDDYYLVGTSEVPLAAYHMDEIIDADKLPLRYAGFSPCFRREAGTYGKDTRGIFRVHQFDKVEMFSYVAPEDAEAEHQRLLEWEKQWLTGLELPFQVIDVATGDLGASASRKFDCEAWIPTQGKYRELTSASNCDSFQARRLSVRMREEQGGKKTVQPLATLNGTLCAVPRTIVAILENHQLPDGSVRVPEVLRPYLGGREVLEPIAK; from the coding sequence GTGATTGACCTTCGCCTGCTCCGTGAGGACCCCGACCGTGTTCGCGCCTCCCAGCGCGCCCGTGGAGAGGACGTCGCGCTCGTCGACGCCCTGCTCTCCGCCGATGAACGGCGCAGGTCGTCCGGCGTCCGCTTCGACGAGCTCCGATCCGAGCAGAAGGCGCTCGGCAAGCTGATCCCCAGGGCCACCCCCGAGGAGCGCGCCGAGCTCCTCCAGAAGGCCGAGCAGCTCAAGACCGACGTCAAGGCCGCCGAGGCCGAGCAGAACGAGGCCGACGAGACGGCCAAGCAGCTGCTCCTCCAGCTCGGGAACATCGTCCACACGGACGTGCCCGTGGGCGGCGAGGAGGACTTCGTCGTCCTGGAGACGCACGGCACCATCCGCGACTTCGCCGCCGAGGGCTTCGAGCCCAAGGACCACCTGGAGCTGGGCGAAGCGCTCGGCGCCATCGACGTGGAGCGGGGCGCCAAGGTCTCCGGCTCGCGCTTCTACTACCTGACCGGCGTGGGAGCCCTGCTGGAGCTCGCCCTGGTCAACGCCGCCATCGCGCAGGCCACCGAGGCCGGCTTCATCCCCATGCTGACCCCGGCGCTGGTCCGTCCGCGCGCCATGGAGGGCACCGGATTCCTCGGCCAGGCCGCGGAGAACGTGTACCACCTGGAGAAGGACGACTACTACCTCGTCGGCACGTCCGAGGTGCCCCTCGCGGCGTACCACATGGACGAGATCATCGACGCGGACAAGCTGCCGCTGCGGTACGCGGGCTTCTCGCCCTGCTTCCGCCGCGAGGCCGGCACGTACGGCAAGGACACCCGCGGCATCTTCCGCGTCCACCAGTTCGACAAGGTCGAGATGTTCTCGTACGTCGCGCCGGAGGACGCCGAGGCCGAGCACCAGCGCCTCCTGGAGTGGGAGAAGCAGTGGCTGACCGGTCTTGAGCTGCCCTTCCAGGTGATCGACGTCGCCACCGGCGACCTCGGCGCCTCCGCCTCCCGCAAGTTCGACTGCGAGGCGTGGATCCCGACCCAGGGCAAGTACCGCGAGCTGACCTCGGCCTCGAACTGCGACAGCTTCCAGGCCCGTCGCCTCTCCGTCCGCATGCGCGAGGAGCAGGGCGGCAAGAAGACCGTGCAGCCGCTGGCCACCCTGAACGGCACGCTGTGCGCCGTACCGCGCACGATCGTGGCGATCCTGGAGAACCACCAGCTGCCCGACGGTTCGGTGCGGGTGCCCGAGGTGCTGCGCCCCTACCTCGGCGGCCGTGAGGTCCTGGAGCCGATCGCCAAGTGA
- the pheA gene encoding prephenate dehydratase: MSANRFTYLGPEGTFTEAALRTLPEAATRELVPMVSVPAALDAVRNGDAAAALVPIENSVEGGVTATLDELASGRPLMIYREVLLPIAFALLVRPGTRLSEIKTVTGHPVAQPQVRNWLRANLPEAVWESAASNADGARLVQEGRFDAAFAGEFAAATYGLEALVTEIHDAENAETRFVLVGRPARPAAPTGADKTSVVLWLGDDHPGALLELLQEFAVRGVNLMLIQSRPTGAGIGNYCFAVDAEGHISDRRVGEALMGLKRMCPQVRFLGSYPRAGVVVEDVRALRRGTSDSEFMAASDWLARAQDGRA; the protein is encoded by the coding sequence ATGTCCGCCAACCGGTTCACGTATCTCGGCCCCGAGGGCACCTTCACCGAGGCCGCGCTGCGTACGCTGCCCGAGGCCGCGACGAGGGAACTCGTCCCCATGGTCTCGGTCCCGGCCGCGCTCGACGCCGTACGGAACGGGGACGCCGCCGCCGCGCTCGTGCCGATCGAGAACTCGGTCGAGGGCGGGGTGACGGCCACCCTCGACGAGCTGGCCTCCGGCAGGCCGCTGATGATCTACCGCGAGGTGCTGCTGCCGATCGCCTTCGCCCTGCTCGTCCGGCCCGGGACCAGGCTCTCGGAGATCAAGACGGTGACGGGTCACCCGGTGGCCCAGCCGCAGGTGCGGAACTGGCTGCGGGCGAATCTGCCCGAGGCCGTGTGGGAGTCGGCGGCCTCCAACGCTGACGGCGCCCGGCTCGTACAGGAGGGCCGCTTCGACGCCGCCTTCGCGGGGGAGTTCGCGGCGGCGACGTACGGTCTCGAAGCGCTGGTCACCGAGATCCACGACGCGGAGAACGCCGAGACGCGCTTCGTGCTGGTGGGCCGGCCGGCCCGGCCGGCGGCTCCGACGGGTGCGGACAAGACCTCGGTGGTGCTGTGGCTGGGTGACGATCATCCGGGTGCCCTCCTCGAACTGCTCCAGGAATTCGCGGTGCGCGGGGTGAACCTGATGCTGATCCAGTCCCGGCCCACGGGGGCGGGGATCGGGAACTACTGCTTCGCCGTGGACGCCGAGGGCCATATCTCGGACCGCCGGGTGGGCGAGGCGCTGATGGGGCTCAAGCGGATGTGCCCCCAGGTGCGCTTCCTCGGCTCGTACCCGAGGGCGGGCGTCGTGGTCGAGGACGTACGGGCGCTGCGGCGCGGTACTTCGGACAGTGAGTTCATGGCGGCCTCCGACTGGCTGGCGAGGGCCCAGGACGGTCGGGCCTGA